TATCGCACACACACTCAGCTTGTGTCATTGGGCTGGACACACAACCTTTCGAATAACTTCCTGAGCGATGCGCGATTTGGCTTCAACCGCGATTACGCTCACAGCGATCCAGTTGGTCTAACGCTTGGCAAGTCCCTGGCGCCCGACTTCGGTCTTAACGGCATTCCCAACACACCCAACACGGCAGGTTTGCCGCCAATCGAGATTAATGGCCTTACGCGGCTAGGCACGTCGCCATGGCGCCCGCAGTACCAGATCTCGCAGGCGTGGAACCTGATCGAGAATCTCAGCTGGCTCAAAGGCAGCCACAGCTTCAAGTTCGGCTACGAGTACGTCAAGCGCGGCGACAACTTCCTCGATATACGAGCTCCACAGGGAGAGCCGATGATAACCGGTATCTACACTGCCGCCAGCTCGTTTGGCTTGCCCGACTTTTTGTTAGGCGACGTAGACGCGACACGCTTCACCACGCCTCTCGTCGTCCACTACTTCCAACCCGGACACTCGTTCTATGCCATGGACACGTGGCGAGCGACTTCCAAGCTGAACCTCACCTATGGCGTGCGCTATGAGGTGTTTGCTCCCATCATGAGCCGCGACAACCTGGTCTCCAACTTCACTTCGGCGAATGGTGGAGGTATCGTCAGCGCCCCGGGCAACGCATCGGGTTGGGCCAACCGGGCATTGATCCAACCAGACAAAAATGATTTCGCTCCGCGCGTCGGAGTCGCCTACCAGTTCACGAAGAAAATGGTCGTCCGTGGCGGCTATGGGATCTTCTACCAGCACTACAACCGCATCGGATCGGAGAGCCTGCTCGAACTCAATCCGCCGTTCCTGCAGGACATACAGCTCAATCAGGGCACCGGAAGCTCGACTCCAATCTTCCAGCTCAAGAATGGATTCCCGTTGAGCACCATCACCGGCACGGCGCTTGATCTCACCAAGCTGCAACTACGCGCTCAAGATCCCAACCAGCGGTCAGGTTACGTAGAACAGGCAAGCTTCGGTCCGGAATATGAGCTCTTCCAGGACACTGTGCTTGCGGCGACATACGTCGGGAATTGGGGCCGGAAGATGAACCGCCTCAGGAACGGCAATCAGGGTCTCATCACCGGCGCCGACAGCGGATGTCCCATTGTGCAATTCCCGTTTGCGAACCTGAATACCATCTCAAACATTGATACGCTAAATCCTGACCCGGTTGCACGCGTGAAAACGCCATGCGTTCTCAACGGTCAGCATGGCTTCCTTGAACTCGCCACGAACGATGGCAATACGGACTATAACGGCCTCGACTTATCCCTTCGCAAGCGCATGTCGAAGGGATTTGGCTACGCCGTCAACTACACCTACAGCCATGGACTTGCAAATTTCCAGGACAATCTAACCGGAGGCTCCACACCGGCCAATGCATACAACTACGGCGCCGAAATGAGCAACTCGCCGTTTGACGTTCGCCATCGCCTTGTCAGCAACTTCACCTGGGATCTGCCCATCGGCAGAGGGAAGCGATTCGTATCGGGCGACAACTTGGCGAGCAATCTGCTCGGCGGATGGCAGTTCAACGGAATCGTCACTCTGCAAACTGGAACGCCCTTCAGCGTGACGACGCCGGACGTGAGCTTCACCGGCTCGAACCACGCTTCTTACCCAAATTGCGTAGGCGATCCCTTTGCGGGCGCTACCAGCGACCCTGCCAGCTACACCAGCACAGGCTTCTTTATCAATCCTACGGCGTTTGCATTCCCGGCCAGAGGAACATTCGGCACGTGCAGACCGCGCGCATTCCACGGTCCTGGGATTCAGACTACCGATCTGAGCCTGTTCAAGATGTTTCGCATGACCGAACGTTTTACCTGGCAGTTCCGGGCTGAATTCTTCAACGCATTCAATCATCCAAACTTCGCTAACCCAAATGCGAGCTTCACACTCGCCAATAGCGGTACCGGCGGCTCCTTCGGCAAGGTTTCAAATACGCTGAATCCGATTTTGGGAACGGGATCGGGAGGACCGGGTGATCCGCGGGAGATTCAGTTGGCACTGAAGCTTTATTTCTGAGAACCACAATACCCATTATGGGAGCCGACGAAAGTCGGCTCCTTTTTTTGGGAGAATTGGCCTGTCCCGCGGACGCCCTTCGTTTCTATTTGACGCGTGGCGTGTCGGGAATTCTAATGCAAGGCTCCATGGAGAGTTCCAACTTACAAGTAACAATTCCCGGAGCTGAGATTCTAGAGAGACCAAGGCGGTCTTATTCGAGCGGCTGAGGAGCCAGATAAGAATTTGCTGCACGATGAATAAGGATTAGCTGCGGAAAAGCAATGCCGTGGCGAGCAGTTCAGTGGCGCCGGATATTTACCGTCTCGTTGGGCCTCACAGTAAATTTTTCTTCGCGTCCTGAACTTAGCTTCAGCAACACGTTCGCTGGAGCTTCGGCGATTCCGATCGCGTGTTTCAAGTTTCCGTGCTCGTCGCTGACCAGGCGAACTGTACTGCTCGTCCGGCACAAGTCGCGATTGTTAATTCTGAGGTAGGCGACGCCCGCCGAATAGCGCAGCTTCGCTATTCGAGTGGGAACGAGCTTCCAGCTGTAACTCGCTCGCAGGTCTGGCGGCATCGGACGCACATTCCATTCAAGATCTTTTCCCTGCTTGCGCACTCCAGCGAGTCTCCAGGTGAAATCAAAAAAAACCAGGGCTGCCGGAGAATAGTCGGCCTCTCCCATCGTGAAACTGCCGTTGAGCGGGTCCATCTGTTGCAGAAACTTGTCGACCTTCAATATGGCTTCTAGCCATCGCTGCATCAGGTGCGCCAGATCGGCGGGTTTCCCGTAATGCTCCATCCATCTTGGCGCACGCAGTGCGGTTAAAGCTTGAGCGGCCCCTCCCCACGAGTTTGGCGGAATCGGCCGTACAAAAGCGGGATCATCGAGCGCGATCGAAGGGAACGGATAAGGCACCCAGAAGGCGGATGGATTGTGAATTTGGTGTCGATAAACGGTGTCGAACAGGTTTTGATCGACCACGTGCTCGCTAAGCACTCGAGTGATCACATCTCCGCGAATGCGCACGAACTGATCCTGCGCGTCACGGTCATAAAATGCGGCGTCCTCTTCCGAATACAGGCGTGTCAGGATCGCAGTGCGAATTGCGTCCGCATCCGCCAGCCAGCGGTCGTGCTCCGCTGTCATTCCCAGCGCGTTTGCCATAGCAGCAAGCGCGATGCGACCTCCGTAAACAGTGGCGGAGAGATCGGGCGACAGCCGAGGCAGCGACGGAAGCGGCGGACACTTGCGCGCATCACCATCCGGACAACGGTTCGGCATTCCCGCCCATCTTGGGCTGTTGTCATGGCCGGTATCGTATGTGCAGAATCCTTCGCACAACCGCGTCTGCCGCGTATCGCGATACTTCTGCAACCATTGATCCCATTTGCTGCATGCGTTGTACGCTTTCTCGAGAAGCTCACTGTCGCCGTTCTGCTGAGCAACCTCCCACGCCGTTGCGGCGATCGGGACGACCATCTGAATCTGAGCGAATCCCACAGCTCCCTTGCGAACCCAGCAGGGCATCTGCCCGTCCTCACGTTGCAGGGCAAAAAAGAGAAGATGATTGTTGCGCGCTACATCGGCTCGAATCGGAGCATATACGAGCGCCTCGTGCGGAGCGCACTCCAGCCAGGCGCCTTGATAATTGGCGCCTTCGATCAATACTGGCTTCGGATAATTTGCAAGTCGTACGATGTTCGCTCGAAGTGTCCGGAGCGCATGCGAATACACGGCTTGGTATCGCGCATCGCTAGTTTCAAAGAGAGCGATTTCAAGCGAATTAAAGTCGGAGTCAGCGTTCTCCGGGAAGGCAAATGCGTGGGAGCAGTGCCATAGGAAAGACGCGCCAGCGAGCACTGAACTCGTTTTGATGAAGTCCCGCCGCTTCACTTTTGGCCTGGTGTAAGTCTTGCTTCAATTGAGCCGGAGCTTGTCTCGCGTGATCCACACTGCGACGCCATAAACTCCAACTCTGTGCCCCAGCAACGAAAGGCGCGTTGTCGGGGACCCGACCGCCGGTACTACTGTCATCCCGAAACGAAGTGACGGATCTGCTGTTTGCTTCAACGCCAAAACAGCAGATCCCTCGCGCCAACGTCAGGCGCTTCGCAATGAAAGTCCATAGGCCTCGGCGAGATCAAAGCGATCAAGGTTCATCACCTTGTTCCATACGGCGATGAAGTCATGAACAAACTGCTCTTTAGCGTCGTCACATGCATAGACTTCCGCGATCGCTCGGAGCTGCGAGTTCGAACCAAACAGCAGATCGACGCGCGTCGCGGTCCATTTGAGTTCGCCGGTCGCGCGATCGCGTCCTTCATAGACGCCGCCGGTGCCGTTGGTTCCCGGCTGCCACTTCGTCTTCATGTCGAGCAGGTTGACGAAGAAATCGTTGGTCAGCGTCTCCGGACGCTTGGTGAACACTCCGTGCTTCGACTGCCCGAAGTTCGCATTCAATCCGCGGAGTCCACCCACGAGTACCGTCATCTCTGGCGCGGTCAGAGTTAGCAACTGCGCGCGATCCAACAACAACTCCTCCGCGGATCTTTGCTCTCCCTTGCGGCGATAGTTGCGGAACGCATCTGCCGCCGGCTCCAGCACAGCGAAGGAGTGCACATCAGTCTGCTCTTGAGAAGCATCCGTGCGACCCGGCGAAAAGGTTACCTTCACGTTGTGTCCGGCCTTTTTCGCAGCTTGTTCAACCGCTGCGTTGCCTCCCAGAACGATCAGGTCCGCCAGCGAGATTTTCTTTCCTTTGCTCCCATTTGTCTGCGAGCTGTTGAATTCTTTCTGGATTGTTTCCAGCTTTTGCAGAACTTTCCCTAACTGGGCCGGCTGGTTCACCTCCCAATCCTTCTGTGGAGCCAGGCGAATGCGAGCTCCATTCGCGCCACCGCGTTTGTCGGAGCCGCGGAAAGTTGAGGCCGACGCCCACGCTGTCGTCACCAGTTCTGAGATCGATAGACCAGACGCGAGAATCTTAGCCTTCAGAGCAGCAGCGTCTTTGTCGCCGATCAGCTTGTGATTCACTTTGGGAACGGGATCCTGCCACAACTGCGGCTCCTTAGGAACGAGTGGGCCCAAGTAGCGGGAGATTGGACCCATATCGCGGTGGGTCAGCTTAAACCACGCTTTGGCGAACGCCTCGCCGAGTTCCTGCGGATGATCGTGGAAGCGTTTCGCAATTGGGCCATAAATAGGATCCATTCTCAGGGCCAAGTCTGTCGTAAGCATGAAAGGCGCGTGCCGCTTCGACGGATCATGGGCATCCGGAACACTGGCTGCCCCAGCTCCATTCTTTGGAGTCCACTGGTTCGCGCCTGCCGGGCTCTTCGTGAGCTCCCACTCAAAGCCGAACAGGTTTTTCAGATAGTTGTTGCTCCACTTCGTAGGGGTCTGGGTCCATGCGCCTTCCAGCCCGCTAGTGATCGTGTGCGCGCCTCTGCCGCTGCCGAACTTGTTGCTCCAGCCGAGACCTTGCTCCTCGACGTCGGCGCCCTCAGGTTCGGAGCCTACGTACTCTGGCGGAGCCGCGGCGCCATGGGTTTTGCCGAAGGTGTGGCCTCCAGCAATCAGCGCAACGGTCTCTTCATCGTTCATCGCCATGCGCGCGAATGTCTCGCGGATGTCGCGTGCCGAAGCGATTGGATCCGGCTTGCCATTCGGACCTTCGGGATTGACGTAGATCAGTCCCATCTGCACCGCGCCGAGATGACCTGCGAGCTCGCGATCGCCGCTGTAGCGCTCGTCCGCCAGCCACTTGCCCTCAGGGCCCCAGTAGATGTCCTCTTCCGGCTCCCAAACATCCGGACGCCCGCCGCCGAAACCGAAGGTCTTAAATCCCATCGACTCTAACGCCACGTTTCCGGCAAGAATCATGAGGTCGGCCCATGAGATCTTGCGCCCATATTTCTGCTTGATCGGCCACAGGAGCCGGCGCGACTTGTCGAGGTTCGCATTGTCCGGCCAGCTGTTGAGCGGAGCAAACCGCTGCGCGCCAGAGCCAGCCCCGCCGCGCCCGTCGCCGATGCGATACGTGCCCGCGCTATGCCAGGCCATGCGAATGAAGAACGGACCATAATGACCGTAATCCGCCGGCCACCACTCCTGCGACGTCATCATTAAGGCATGAAGGTCTTTGATCACGGCCTGCAAATCGAGGGTCTTGAATTCTTCGGCGTAATTGAACGTCTCCCCCATGGGATCAGAGAGCGGCGAATTCTGGTGAAGGACTTTCAGACTAAGTTGGTTCGGCCACCAATCCGCGTTGGTGTGGGCACGGCGAGCGCCATGCGCGACCGGGCACTTGGCCTCGGTTGAAATGGTTTGCTCAAGAGTTTGGGTACCAGCCCCGGCTGCGACGGCAAGTTCTTTTTCCATGTCTCTCCATCTTCTCCCCTCAGAAGGCATAGGTAAAATATATCTTTCCTATGACTTCCATAGGATTTGGGTCTTAATCCGCCGCTAAGGTTCCGGGAAGTTCAGCGGCCCGGTTATTTCTGCGCCAATTCCAACTACCCCTACGGCATGTATCTTGCGAGCAACGGATTCAGCCTGAATCTGGCTAAATTCACTGGTGTTCGCGGATCAGCGAATTTATCAGCGAATTTAACAGCGAATTTTTTCTAAGCAGGTAGGCGAGCAACGGACGATTCCGCGCAACCGCCTGCCACGTCAGGAATTACGGAAACTCGCAATTTTGATCCGCCACAAAGAACAGTGAATAACAGTGAATAAGCAGTGAATTAAGGATTTCGCATCCGTTGCTCGCACCACCGAGTCCGGTGATTCCGACGAGCAATCTCCGGCAGCCGCGCGAGTTCCAAAATGAAATTCCCGTTGACTCGTAATCTTGACTCGTGGTAGCACCGAACCAGGTTCGGTGTGACGGGAAGGCACGGTCGTCGTCCGGAACGCTTGCTGAATCGGAAGTCGATGGGTGCGTCCCGTCTGTCTTCCCGCCTCCGAGTACTCCATGCCTCCGTGGTGAACCCGGTCCTGGATTCAGTGTGCTTTGTAATCTACAAACAAATCAGGAAACTGTTCTTTCAGGGCGCTGATCTTCGGGCGATCGCAGACCAGGATGTAGGGATTGTCAGGATGATGGAGCGCATAATCCTGGTGGTAGTCTTCGGCGCGGTAGAAGCCTTTCAGCGGTGTCACCTCGGTGACAATCGCTTTGGGGAAAACCTTGGCGGCATCGAGCTGCGAGATGTAGGCGGTGGCAATGCGCCGCTGCTCGTCATTCGCGTAGAAGATCGCGGAACGATACGACGTACCCACATCCGGCCCCTGCCGGTTAAGCTGCGTGGGATCGTGAGCGACAGAAAAGAAGATGCGCAGCAACTGTCCATAGGTGATCTTCGAGGGATCGTACACAACCTCCACCGATTCGGCGTGCCCAGTCGTTTCGGTTGTCACCTGATCGTAGCTTGCGGTCGATTTGGAGCCGCCGGCATATCCCGCCGTTGTTTTGATCACGCCTTTCACTCGTTGGAACACCGACTGAGTTCCCCAAAAACAACCGCCGGCAAATACCGCTGACTGCTTGCCTGAAACCGCGGTAAGCGAAGCGTCCGCTGTTGGCGCAGGAATCGGCGCCTTCGGAGCCGCATTGGCGGTGCAGGAGAGAAGGGAAACCGTGACTCCCAGAGTCAAAGCACTAGATAGTAAGCGTGCGAGCATAAGGAAACATCTCCGCTTTCTAATTCATGATAGGACACCGCGTCGGCGTTGACTGTCCAATTTAGAAAATCGTCGAACTGTTCGCCTCGTCTCGTCAATCCTCCCCAATTCGAACCAGCAAAGATTGGAAATTCGTAAGAAAAAGCCTTGAATCATCCTTGACAATAAAAGTTGTCAAGCGTAGCATCCCCCTCGTGCTCGACATCCAGGTCATCGATGATCCGGCAGCGGCGACGGTGGCTTTGGAGCCCATGCGGAGTCGACTCCTCTCCGAGCTGGCCATGCCCGCCTCGGCGGCGACGTTGGCCACGCGGGTTGGCCTGGCGCGGCAGAAAGTCAACTACCACCTGCACGCGCTGGAGGCGCACCAGCTGGTGCGGCTGGCCCAGGAACGCAAGTGGGGCGGGCTGACGGAACGGCTGCTCGTGGCGACGGCCGCTTCCTACGTGGTTTCGCCGAGCGCTCTGGGTCCGGTCGCCGCGGATCCGAATCGGGAAATCGACAGGCTGTCCGCGAGCTATCTCATCGCGCTGGGCGCGCGGGTCGTCCGCGAGGTGGGCGATCTTGTTCGTCGTGCGAAAGCGGCGGGCAAACGTCTGGCGACCCTGGCGGTGGATACCGAGGTTCGCTTCCGGTCGGCGACCGACCGGGCGGCTTTCAGTAACGAACTCACCGAGGCCATAACGAAACTGGTTTCGAAGTACCACGATGTATCCGCCCCCGGCGGCCGCGCGCATCGCCTGGTGGTCGTGGCGTACCCTCTGCCGCAGAAATCTGATTCCAAGGAGCCATCATGAGCGTAAAGAAAGAAGCCTCCGGACGCCGTTCAATCCAGGTCGAAGTCGAGGTCCCCGGCACGCCGGAGGAAGTCTGGCGCGCCGTCGCCACTGGGCCGGGTATTTCGTCCTGGTTCGTGCCGGCGGAGTTCGAGGAGCGCGACGGAAAGCCGGTTGCGGTGAAGTTGAACTTCGGCCCGGGCATGGAATCCCGTTCCGTTGTGACGGCCTGGGATCCGCCGCGCAGGTTTGCCGCGCAGGGCGAGGGCTGGGGCGGCTCGCCGCCCATCGCAACCGAGTGGAGCGTCGAAGCGCGCGCGGGTGGTGTGTGCCTCGTCCGTGTGGTGAATAGCCTCTTCGCCAGCACCGACGACTGGGACAACCAGCTTGAAGGCACCGAATCCGGCTGGCCCGGCTTCTTCCGCACCCTGCGGATCTATCTCACGCACTTCCGCGGCCAACGCTCCGCGATCATGCAGTTCGTGGCTCCCGTCGCGGGAACCGAAGCGGAGGCCTGGGAAACGCTGACCGCGGCATTGGGACTGAAAGGCTTGAGCGTCGGGCAGCGTTGGACGGCGCCCGCGGGTGTCCCGGCGCTCAGCGGCGTGGCGGAGTACGTCAGCCAGAGTCCGTACGACGCCCTGCTGCGGCTCGACAAGCCGGGGCCGGGCGTAGCCGCCTTTGGCGCCTTCAACTTCGGCGGCCAGAGCATGGTTGCGCTGAACTTCTACCATTACGGCAATCAGGCGGCCGCGACCGTCGCCCGCGAGACACCGCTCTGGCAAGCCTGGATTCAAGAACGCTTCCCGGCGCCGTTGGAGACAATCAAGAGTGAATGATCGCTTGGTCATCGGAGTGCGTCATTTGCAAGAAATAATCGCGCAGTTCAGGCTTCCCCTTTTGGTCGAATGATCGCGTGGTCGATGATTCCAGCAACCAGACCTTGCGGATGGCGAGTTTTGTAATTTTGCGGGCGCTTAGGGAGTTGGTGTCCAGAGTTGGGAACCCCCGATTCAGGTTTTCAGGTGGGAGCCCCCGCATTCATGCGGGGGAACAACGCTTCAGCGTTGCAAAGAAGCGATCGCATAATAATTCTTGGGCTTTAGCCCCTGGGCTTCCCGATCTGAAACCCCACGGCTAAAGCCGGAGGAAAAAGAAGAATACGCGCGTTTGCGAGGCTTGAAAGCCTCTCCCCCGGATGAATCCGGGGGCTCCCACCCAAAGCCAAGAACATGGGCTACCGCCTGAAACCCAACCGAGGACTCCCACCTGAATGCGCTCCCGCCGAAATGCCGATCCCAACCCCGTCGTCCTCACGACTACCGAGGTTGTTGATTCCTGGTTCGGGAATCGTTTACTCCGACAGGCTCTCAGGCTGTCCCCATTTGGCCCCCATTTGGCCGCTCAGCTGATCTCGGCGATTTCGAGCGAGAAGTGGATCGAGATGTACGAACAATCGCGCTTGATGACGAGGGCGGGGAAGCAAGGCGCCCCATCGGCGAGCAAGCTGGCCGTCAAGCGCGTCGCCACAAAGCGTCGGCGGTAAACTTTCCCAGCATGACTCGCCGGTATCTCCCCTTGACAGAACTCGAATGGGATTCTGTGTTCTTGGGTTATTGCCTTAGCTGATTGCTGAGTGCTCATTGCTGCTCTTCTGTGGCCTGTCACGCCCGTTCGCCAGTCTGACGGAGAACCGCCGGCGGTAGCCGGTGGGTAAACTCCGAGTTGTGCGACACTTTGTGAAATGGGACGCCAAGCAAAGTGGCTGTGGCTGGTTACGGGAGCAAATCTCGCGGTTGCCATACTGCTGATCCTCATGCTGTATGCAGTCAGGCTGGCGCTGGCGGCCATGGCGCCGGAGATTACGACTTGGCCGCTGCTAGTCGCGCTTCTCGTTGGCTTTCCACTTGCGATCTTCGGACTGCTAATCGCACGACGGGTGTCATCGCGGATTTCGCGGTACGCTGCCTACCTTTTCAATGGTTGTGTCCTACTAATGTATGGTTCGCTGACACTCGGAGGAGCGATGTTATTTGCTCGTACCGTGAACGAGTCCTTTTTCATTCCTGACGGTTATCGCGGAGATGTTTACGTCATTTATGGCAGCCAAAACTGCGAACCTCTTGTCGAGAAAGATGGGGAGATCACCTATCGAATTCCAGGTGATGGAATCCTGCGGGTATGCGGGACGTTAGATCGGAAGACGACACGAACTCGATATTACTACTGGCGACGCGATGGAAGCAGTCAACGAATCAAGAGTCTTTGGTTAACGACGATTGAGAGAACGCCAGAGAATATAGCCGACGATTCGGAGGTTGGCGTATTCTTCCCGCGCACAGGTTCAACTGGAACATTTGCATCCACACCACCTAGTGTTTCGAGGCAATGTTCCGTGGACTTCCAGCAGTTCTATGTCGGGACAAAACATCATCTAATAACAAACTATCGAAAGACCGATCTCCACGCTTATTTGCGAGACCATCCTGTGGGGTGCAAAGGATCAGAGTAGCCAACTTAATTGCATAGCAAAACTCGCTCAGTTCAGGAGCCTGTCGGAGATAGATTTTCTGGAACGAAGAATCAACAACTTGCAAGGAGTGCTCTGTCTGTAAGTTGTTGATTCCTGGTTCGGGAATCGTTTACTCCGACAGGCTCTCAGGCTGTCCCATTTGGCCCTCGCGCACCGTAACGATTTCCTCTGTCGTTCTCCGTGTTCAAAGCCGTTGCTGTTGCCGTTGACTGAGCTAGCTGAAACACGATTTAAACGCACATTTGAAGCATATTGGCCACGCTTTTGCGGCAATCGGGGACAGGAATAACGGTCTTCCTAGCGCACTCTAACGATTTCCTCTGCGATCCTCCGTGTCCTCCGTGTTCAAAGCTGTTGGCGTTGACTTCGCTTATCGCTAATTGCCTTGACGTCTTTGATTGTCTTCACTCTCAACGCCGAAAGGTCCAGCGCAGTTTGACTGCAAATGTTTCGGAGTCGGGAGAGAGATGCAATTCGTGGGGAGTTAGATTGAGCTTCTGCCAGCCGCGGTTCCAGACGACAAAGAGGTCATTTCCCGGCCGAATCGTCCAACGCAGCCGGGTATTCGTGCCAACGTTCTCCGATTCCGTGTCGTACTGAACGAAGGTAGTCAGAACCAAGTTCGGATTCCATGCATAGCTGCCCTTGAGCTGCCACAGGCGCTGGACGAAGTTGCCTTCGCGCAGATGCGCGAAATCATTTTCCGTGCTGATATCGAACTGCCAATGCGCAGCCTTGGATGTCCATCGGATGTAGTTTTCCTGCTGCAGCAGGTCGCCATCGTAAAAGCTGCCGAACCATGTTGTCGTACCACCCTGGAGCGCACGATGCGGGCTTGATTGTGCTTCGAAGCGCCCGCGGGTGAAATGGTAAGAACCCGGCGGGATCACGACACCGGGAGA
This genomic window from Acidobacteriota bacterium contains:
- the katG gene encoding catalase/peroxidase HPI, producing MEKELAVAAGAGTQTLEQTISTEAKCPVAHGARRAHTNADWWPNQLSLKVLHQNSPLSDPMGETFNYAEEFKTLDLQAVIKDLHALMMTSQEWWPADYGHYGPFFIRMAWHSAGTYRIGDGRGGAGSGAQRFAPLNSWPDNANLDKSRRLLWPIKQKYGRKISWADLMILAGNVALESMGFKTFGFGGGRPDVWEPEEDIYWGPEGKWLADERYSGDRELAGHLGAVQMGLIYVNPEGPNGKPDPIASARDIRETFARMAMNDEETVALIAGGHTFGKTHGAAAPPEYVGSEPEGADVEEQGLGWSNKFGSGRGAHTITSGLEGAWTQTPTKWSNNYLKNLFGFEWELTKSPAGANQWTPKNGAGAASVPDAHDPSKRHAPFMLTTDLALRMDPIYGPIAKRFHDHPQELGEAFAKAWFKLTHRDMGPISRYLGPLVPKEPQLWQDPVPKVNHKLIGDKDAAALKAKILASGLSISELVTTAWASASTFRGSDKRGGANGARIRLAPQKDWEVNQPAQLGKVLQKLETIQKEFNSSQTNGSKGKKISLADLIVLGGNAAVEQAAKKAGHNVKVTFSPGRTDASQEQTDVHSFAVLEPAADAFRNYRRKGEQRSAEELLLDRAQLLTLTAPEMTVLVGGLRGLNANFGQSKHGVFTKRPETLTNDFFVNLLDMKTKWQPGTNGTGGVYEGRDRATGELKWTATRVDLLFGSNSQLRAIAEVYACDDAKEQFVHDFIAVWNKVMNLDRFDLAEAYGLSLRSA
- a CDS encoding ATPase translates to MSVKKEASGRRSIQVEVEVPGTPEEVWRAVATGPGISSWFVPAEFEERDGKPVAVKLNFGPGMESRSVVTAWDPPRRFAAQGEGWGGSPPIATEWSVEARAGGVCLVRVVNSLFASTDDWDNQLEGTESGWPGFFRTLRIYLTHFRGQRSAIMQFVAPVAGTEAEAWETLTAALGLKGLSVGQRWTAPAGVPALSGVAEYVSQSPYDALLRLDKPGPGVAAFGAFNFGGQSMVALNFYHYGNQAAATVARETPLWQAWIQERFPAPLETIKSE
- the msrA gene encoding peptide-methionine (S)-S-oxide reductase codes for the protein MLARLLSSALTLGVTVSLLSCTANAAPKAPIPAPTADASLTAVSGKQSAVFAGGCFWGTQSVFQRVKGVIKTTAGYAGGSKSTASYDQVTTETTGHAESVEVVYDPSKITYGQLLRIFFSVAHDPTQLNRQGPDVGTSYRSAIFYANDEQRRIATAYISQLDAAKVFPKAIVTEVTPLKGFYRAEDYHQDYALHHPDNPYILVCDRPKISALKEQFPDLFVDYKAH
- a CDS encoding transcriptional regulator; the encoded protein is MLDIQVIDDPAAATVALEPMRSRLLSELAMPASAATLATRVGLARQKVNYHLHALEAHQLVRLAQERKWGGLTERLLVATAASYVVSPSALGPVAADPNREIDRLSASYLIALGARVVREVGDLVRRAKAAGKRLATLAVDTEVRFRSATDRAAFSNELTEAITKLVSKYHDVSAPGGRAHRLVVVAYPLPQKSDSKEPS